Below is a window of Deltaproteobacteria bacterium DNA.
GAGTATCCATTTGCTTGGCTATAGTTTGCGTTTCTATACGCTTGTGATAAGCTTAGCTGTTGGCGTAAATATAAAGACACCCCTTTAGAAGTTTGATGGTCTCTCGGTATATTAAATATCTCAACTAGTGATTCTACGACTCTGGTTGCTTTAATAGAATGACTCCAGCGGCCAGCGTAAAGATCAATAACTTGTCGGGTTTTTGCATTTAGTATAGCGATTTCGCGTTCTTTTTGCTCCGTTCTATGGGCAATTTTAACGGCATTCATATTGCTTATAAAAAGAAATTTATTTTTATAGAGCATGCTTTGTGCATCACGATTGCCTTCATCATGACCAAGACGGCAATTAATATTTTGCAAGCATAGTTTCTTGTTAGATTGCTTATCTGGAAAATATAGACAATGTATTTGATAGTCAGGGTTGCTTGATAATTGATAGTCAAGAAATAAATAATCAGAATAATTAATATTAGATATATTGCTAAGCGCATATTTGCTTATTGCCATTGGTGTTACGTTGGCCCAACTTTTTTCTGTAAAATTTTGTGGTGTTAAAGTGGTTTTAGGGTCACTTAATTGCAAATAGACCTGATAAAGAGATAAACAATAAAACCATATTGCACGTGCAACTTCATTAGCATCAAATTCTTTTGCGTATATATTTTTGTCTTTTCTTTTTTTATCGTATTTTCCTAAATAGTAAGAAATATAATAAGTTTCGATTGCAAATTTGTCAGCAATTTTATCAGAGGCCTCATATTTTCGGTCGACAACTGAGGACAAATAAGGCTGATTTATTTTAATAAAGCTGAACAATATACAGTATACGGTTTGGGCGACTTCCTTTTGCATAATTGCAGGTGAGTTGCTGCTTGCTTCGACTTGTTTAGGTGCAATTTTAGCACCAATAAGTTTACCACCGTGTTTTACGGCAGTGTTAATTGACGTATTTGCCAACAAGGTGCCTTTTTGTAGTTGTTGACTAGCTACTCGTGCTTGCTCAGTAGCGCTTTGCTTTTTGGTGATGCTATCACGCAAATCGATAATGTTGGTGTAATCTAGATTTAACCCATTAAAAAGTAATAATTCTTCGCAAGCTTCTCGAATTACATCACTTTTTATTTCATCAATAGCGTAGCCACTACTATTGGCCCAATCTAAAAGATTTTGTTCAAGTGGGTTTAATTTTAATGCTTCACTCATATGTAATAAAGTCCCAACGAAAATGCCTACATATTAGTATTTTCTTAAAAAATGAGCAAAAGTTGCTAAGTATTTAAAGAATTTAAAGAACCCATGAATGGCGAGCGGCGTCAAAACGTATGAGCATTAAAATAAATGCGATCACTATTTATTGCCGACTATAAATGCTCTAACCACTTAATTCTTAGAGGCATTATCCCATTAAAAAGTAGACAGTAATTGCTTTGCATCACACCCGGCGCTGGCAACTAGGAACTGCTGCAATAGGATCAAACGTTGTTTGTTTCTTGAAAGATACTTAGCAGTAGTCAACTCGGTCTAGTCTAAAAAGCGTATTGGTAGTTATGGTTTAATACTACGTACACCATTGCTGCTGGCGACGATTATTTCAGTTGCCATTTTTAAAAATAAACCGTGAGCAAGCACACCATCGATTTGTTCAATGTTTTTTGCAAGAGCTGCGGCATCATCAATACCGTTATTAAAACGACAATCAATAATGAAATTTTCACTATCGCTAATAAATGGCCCATGTTCCGCGTAGCGTAAAATGGTGCTGCAACCCAGATCGGATAAAGCAATTCGTGCAGGCTCCCAGTTGGTTTGCGAAACTTCTACGGGGAGCGCCATATGGGTACCCAACTTGTCAACTATTTTGCTATCATCAACAATGATTATTAGATGTTCAGCATGCTGTTCAACCTCGCGCTCGCGGAGCATAGCGCCACCAGCACCTTTAATAAGATTACATTGAGGATCAACTTCATCAGCACCATCAATAGCTATATCAAGTTTGCGTATTGTACTAAAATCGAGCAATGGTATATTATATTGATTAGCTAGTGCAGTAGACCTTTTTGAAGTTGAGACTGCGGTAATATCTTTTAAATTACCTTGCTGCAGACGCAATCCAATTTTAGCAATGGCAAAAGTGGCAGTTGTTCCAGTTCCAAGTCCAATACACATGCCATTTTTTATCTGCTTAACTGCAGTTTCTGCGGCAGCGCGTTTTAGTTGCAATATTTGATGATCATCAGACACTTTTAGATATCTCCATTAATTAACAACCACGTGGTTTACGTGGCCCATAGAAAGTATGCAATAAATGATGAGCTTTTTCACTTAAAGGTGCGTTAAGAAATTTGGCGTAAATCTCTTGTACGGCAGGGTTTTTATGTGACAAGCGCAGACCCATATTGCGATCTTCACTGTACATTGCTTCAACACGACGTTTGCGTATCTCTTCAGTAGTAGGCAAAGGTTGCCCACCACCACCAATACATCCACCAGGGCAAGCCATAACTTCAAGAAAATGAATTTCTTCTTTGCCGGTTTTAATATCATCTAAGACTTGCCGGGCATTTCCTAAGCCATGCACCGCGCAGAGTTTTAGTTCGCGGTCGCCTACGATAACTGAACCCTTTTTAATTCCTGCAGTGCCGCGTAATAAAGAATATTCAATACGTGGTTCATTATTAGGGTCTAGTACAGTGGCAACTGTGCGTAAAGCGGCTTCCATCATACCGCCGGCTACGCCAAACATTAACCCAGCCCCACTAGCAGTGCCTAATAAATCATCAAAAGGTGAATCTGGAAGCACTGGGATGTCAATTTCGTGTAGTTTTAACAAGTCGCCGAATTCACGTGTAGTTAGCACGGCATCAACTTCGGCAAGGCCACCATTGAGTTGATTATGTTCCGGTCTTTGGATTTCAAATTTTTTAGCAGAGCACGGCATTATAGATACATTGAATATATTTTGAGGATTAACGCCAATGCGTTGGGCAAAAAATGTTTTCGTAAGTGTTCCCACTATTTGTTGTGGTGATTTAGTACTCGACATGTTAGGGATAAATTCAGGATAAAAATGCTCCATATATTTTACCCAACCTGGGGAGCAACTAGTAATTAGCGGATAGGGGCCGTCGTTTTTAATACGTTTAATTAGTTCGTACCCTTCTTCCATTACTGCCATATCAGCGCCAAAATCAGTATCGAAGATATAGTTAAATCCAAGGCGTCGCAAAGCTTCGGGGATTTTACGAGTTAATGATGTACCTGCGGGCAAACCAAAAAGTTCACCAATAGTAACTCGTACTGAAGGGGCAATTTGTACGGTAACAATAATAGAAGGGTCGACGAGGGCAGCTTCAACTTTTTGAATATAACTTTTATCGCGAATCGCAGCGACCGGGCATTTAAGCAAACATTGACCACAAAGAACACAAACGGTTTCAGCTAAATCTCTATTTGATGCCGGTAGAACTGTAGTTTGAAAACCACGGTTGGCAAAATCAAGTGCATAAACAGTCTGCACCTCGCGGCATACTTTGACACATTTACCACATAAAATGCAGAAGTCAGGGTGACGCGTGAGTGCCACTGATGAATCATCTGGTACAAAATGACGTTTTTCTCCGCCCGCATAGCGAATTTGATCTATTGAGTATTCTCTACATGCGGCTTGTAGTTGGCAACGACCGTTGCGAATACAAGTTTGGCAAGCGCGAGGGTGGTTAGCTAAAATTAATTCAATAATAGTGCGGCGCGCATCGCGAAGTTCTTGCGTGTTAGTGCGGATTTCCATCCCCTGCTGAACTGGGTATGAACATGAAGGTTCAAGCCGTGAAGTACCATCTGGATTTAAAACTTCGATTACGCACAAGCGACATGCTCCCGAAACTGAAAGCTTTTCATCATAGCACAAAGTCGGTATGCGAACACCGATTTTTTTTGCAGCTTGGAGAACGGTAGTGCCAGGTGCGACGTTTACCTTAATATCATTTATAGTAAGCTCAACTTCAGCCATGCTGTACCTCATTTATGTCCGCGCCACTGCCCCAAAGGGACAAACACGTTGGCATTGGGCACATTTAGTGCACCGAGAATGATCTATTTTGTATATTTCACCTTTATTGCCGCTGATACACTGCTCAGGACAGTAACGTGCACATAAACCACAACCGCGACAATTATTTAGAATTCTAAAGGTTACCAATGATTTACAGACACCCGCAAGACAGTGCAAATCATTAATATGGCTTAAATATTCATGTTCAAAATAACGAATGGTTGAAAGCACTGGATTGGGTGCCGATTGCCCTAGACCACAAGCACTCGTACGATGAATAACTGCGGCCAGGTGTTTAAGTTTGTTAAGATCGCTAATAGTACCTTTACCGTCAGTAATACGCTCGAGAATTTCGAGCATGCGTTTAGTGCCCTCGCGACAAGGGATGCACTTGCCGCATGATTCATGCTGGGTAAAAGAAAGAAAGAATTTGGCAAATGCCACCATGCAAGTGCCGCTATCGGTAACAACAAATCCTCCAGAGCCCATCATACTGCCAATTGCTCTTAAATTTTCGTAGTCGATGGCGACATTCATATGGTCACTGGGGATGCAGCCTCCTGAAGGGCCACCGGTTTGTGCAGCTTTAATTGAACTACCCTCAGCAGCACCACCACCAATGACATGAATGAGTTCATGAGCGGTAATCCCAATTGGTACTTCGACCAAACCGGTATTACGTATTTTGCCAGATAATGAAAATATTTTAGTGCCCGGACTTTTTTCAGTGCCAACTTCGCGAAACCAAGCGGCACCATTTTTAACAATTAATGGGATATTAGCAAAAGTTTCAACGTTATTGACACAAGTAGGATGATGATTAAAACCATCCTGAGCGGGATATGGTGGTTTATTAACGGCCATGCCACGTTTGCCTTCGATGCTTGCGATCATGGCCGTTTCTTCACCGCAAACAAAAGCACCAGCGCCCTGAATGATTTCAATTTCAAGATTAATACCTGAGCCTAAAATATTTTTGCCGATCAACCCGTATTTACGCGCTTGCGTAATGGCAATTTCAAGGCGACGGATTGCTAACGGATATTCAGCGCGACAGTAAATGAAAGCATGCTGGGCACCAATAGCATAAGCACCAATGAGTATTCCCTCAAGCACTCGGTGCGGATCGCCTTCGAGAATACTGCGATCCATAAAAGCACCAGGGTCACCTTCATCGGCATTGCAAATTAAAAAGCGTTCGTTATCTTTTTGCGCTCGTACTATGGCCCATTTTTTACCAGTCGGAAAACCACCGCCACCGCGACCGCGTAAACCCGCTTCACTTATAAGCTCTATGATTGCAGTTGGAGTTGATTGAATTGCTGGTCCAAAAGCCGCATCGCAGGTTAAGCCACGGCACATCGCAATTTTAGTGATGGTTTGCTTGCCTTGATGATTGACCAGGCGCCGTAATTCTTGACGATATTGTTGGCAGATTTCATCGTTATGGCAGCTTTTATCTTCAAGACGACAAAGTAAAAATTCAGGGCATGGTGAGTCTTCACGATTTTTGCATTTATCACAACAACGCGACAAAAAACTTTTTTTGTCGGTAACTGCATCTTTTAAGGTGGCAACCGGTATTCGCGCTTTCTTGGTTGGTGCTTTAAGCAAATTATCAGCTAATTTACGAATTGATTTTGGCGTCATTCGGCCATGCACTTCGCCGTCTACCACGACTGCAGGTGCAACACCGCAAGCGCCGATACAAGTAACTTGCTCAAGCGAAATTTTACCATCTTCGGTGGTTTCACCTGGACGGATGCCCAAGATAGCAACTAACTCATCGAGAAGCGCTTCGCTGCCTTTAACGTTGCAAGCAGTGCCATTGCATACTTGAATAAGATGGACGCCTAATGGTTTAAGGCGAAACTGAGAGTAAAAGGTGGCGACACCAAACACCCGTGCCTGTGATACCCTCATAAACTGGGCAATATGATCAAGAGCAGGCATAGGAAGATAGCCATAAATATCTTGAGTGCGCTGCAATACTGCTATGAGATTACGTGGTTTTAGGTCACGCCAGTTTTGCAATAGTTCGGTAAGTGGTTTTATCTCAATTTTAACCTTAGGTACTGATTCTGATGACATAGAATAACCTTAAACATCGCAAGATTTTTGCGAAATGCGCCAAAGCACAAGGTAGCGGTATTAGGCAATAAAATAAGAAAAGCAATATAAGGGTAAAGTAAGTACGTCCCTTGGCCAATGCAAAAAAATAATTCAACATGGTGGTTAATTTGTGTTGTGATTCCTGACACTCACTTAATATTCGTGCTAGGA
It encodes the following:
- the rpiA gene encoding ribose 5-phosphate isomerase A translates to MSDDHQILQLKRAAAETAVKQIKNGMCIGLGTGTTATFAIAKIGLRLQQGNLKDITAVSTSKRSTALANQYNIPLLDFSTIRKLDIAIDGADEVDPQCNLIKGAGGAMLREREVEQHAEHLIIIVDDSKIVDKLGTHMALPVEVSQTNWEPARIALSDLGCSTILRYAEHGPFISDSENFIIDCRFNNGIDDAAALAKNIEQIDGVLAHGLFLKMATEIIVASSNGVRSIKP
- a CDS encoding iron hydrogenase small subunit: MAEVELTINDIKVNVAPGTTVLQAAKKIGVRIPTLCYDEKLSVSGACRLCVIEVLNPDGTSRLEPSCSYPVQQGMEIRTNTQELRDARRTIIELILANHPRACQTCIRNGRCQLQAACREYSIDQIRYAGGEKRHFVPDDSSVALTRHPDFCILCGKCVKVCREVQTVYALDFANRGFQTTVLPASNRDLAETVCVLCGQCLLKCPVAAIRDKSYIQKVEAALVDPSIIVTVQIAPSVRVTIGELFGLPAGTSLTRKIPEALRRLGFNYIFDTDFGADMAVMEEGYELIKRIKNDGPYPLITSCSPGWVKYMEHFYPEFIPNMSSTKSPQQIVGTLTKTFFAQRIGVNPQNIFNVSIMPCSAKKFEIQRPEHNQLNGGLAEVDAVLTTREFGDLLKLHEIDIPVLPDSPFDDLLGTASGAGLMFGVAGGMMEAALRTVATVLDPNNEPRIEYSLLRGTAGIKKGSVIVGDRELKLCAVHGLGNARQVLDDIKTGKEEIHFLEVMACPGGCIGGGGQPLPTTEEIRKRRVEAMYSEDRNMGLRLSHKNPAVQEIYAKFLNAPLSEKAHHLLHTFYGPRKPRGC
- a CDS encoding NAD(P)H-dependent oxidoreductase subunit E, with the protein product MSSESVPKVKIEIKPLTELLQNWRDLKPRNLIAVLQRTQDIYGYLPMPALDHIAQFMRVSQARVFGVATFYSQFRLKPLGVHLIQVCNGTACNVKGSEALLDELVAILGIRPGETTEDGKISLEQVTCIGACGVAPAVVVDGEVHGRMTPKSIRKLADNLLKAPTKKARIPVATLKDAVTDKKSFLSRCCDKCKNREDSPCPEFLLCRLEDKSCHNDEICQQYRQELRRLVNHQGKQTITKIAMCRGLTCDAAFGPAIQSTPTAIIELISEAGLRGRGGGGFPTGKKWAIVRAQKDNERFLICNADEGDPGAFMDRSILEGDPHRVLEGILIGAYAIGAQHAFIYCRAEYPLAIRRLEIAITQARKYGLIGKNILGSGINLEIEIIQGAGAFVCGEETAMIASIEGKRGMAVNKPPYPAQDGFNHHPTCVNNVETFANIPLIVKNGAAWFREVGTEKSPGTKIFSLSGKIRNTGLVEVPIGITAHELIHVIGGGAAEGSSIKAAQTGGPSGGCIPSDHMNVAIDYENLRAIGSMMGSGGFVVTDSGTCMVAFAKFFLSFTQHESCGKCIPCREGTKRMLEILERITDGKGTISDLNKLKHLAAVIHRTSACGLGQSAPNPVLSTIRYFEHEYLSHINDLHCLAGVCKSLVTFRILNNCRGCGLCARYCPEQCISGNKGEIYKIDHSRCTKCAQCQRVCPFGAVART